A stretch of Natronococcus sp. CG52 DNA encodes these proteins:
- a CDS encoding fluoride efflux transporter FluC has translation MSALWQAPEPLLVGFLLALEPIAENVTFDPEPAHTVGTGGAIGAVLRHGVYQRLSSDRYPWPTLVVNVVGSFVFGAAIFAGASESTVQLLGVGICGAFTTFSSFSVETVQLYERGDRGLAVANALGNLALSLAAIGLAWGIATVNLS, from the coding sequence ATGAGCGCCCTCTGGCAGGCGCCGGAGCCGCTTCTCGTCGGATTCCTCCTCGCGCTCGAGCCGATCGCCGAGAACGTGACGTTCGATCCGGAGCCGGCCCACACCGTCGGTACCGGCGGTGCGATCGGAGCCGTGCTTCGACACGGGGTCTACCAGCGGCTCTCGAGCGACCGGTACCCGTGGCCGACGCTGGTCGTGAACGTCGTCGGCAGTTTCGTCTTCGGAGCGGCGATCTTCGCGGGGGCGAGCGAGTCGACGGTTCAGCTGCTCGGAGTCGGCATCTGCGGTGCGTTCACGACGTTCTCGTCGTTCTCCGTCGAGACGGTTCAGCTCTACGAGCGCGGCGATCGGGGACTGGCGGTCGCGAACGCGCTCGGAAACCTCGCGCTCTCGCTCGCGGCGATCGGACTCGCGTGGGGAATCGCGACCGTGAATCTATCGTAG
- a CDS encoding CrcB family protein yields the protein MTDDHLLVRLETLALIGIGGFAGSNLRFFAVGLLPDIAAVLLVNVVGSFVLGFIVYEAEYAGFVERKSRLVFTTGFLSSLTTYSAFAIQTALAAEPLLLVAIVAANYGLGFVGVLASRELARKVSDWGPAATGGETA from the coding sequence ATGACCGACGACCACCTGCTCGTCCGACTCGAGACGCTCGCACTGATCGGTATCGGCGGATTCGCCGGTTCGAATCTCCGGTTTTTCGCCGTCGGGCTACTCCCGGATATCGCGGCGGTGTTGCTCGTGAACGTCGTCGGGAGCTTCGTGCTCGGCTTCATCGTCTACGAGGCCGAGTACGCCGGTTTCGTCGAGCGAAAGTCCAGACTCGTCTTTACGACCGGCTTTCTCTCCTCGCTGACGACCTACAGCGCGTTCGCGATCCAGACCGCGCTCGCGGCCGAACCGCTGTTGCTCGTCGCCATCGTCGCCGCCAACTACGGACTCGGCTTCGTCGGCGTGCTCGCGAGCCGAGAACTCGCCCGCAAGGTCAGCGACTGGGGACCGGCGGCGACCGGTGGTGAGACGGCATGA
- a CDS encoding cation diffusion facilitator family transporter: MADEAGRDGFTRASWANVLGNAVKIVVEGAAGLAFGSVALLADAAHSIADLVASIVVLVWGRSSFDEPDDTHPHGHDRIEPLTALFVGSVIALLGLNLLYESAQGIVFGVDVDFSPLLLGALAFAIVDMYLVYRYTELINADLGSTALEALATDCLNDIYTSFAAVVGIIGVLLGQPLLDPIAGGLVSLLVIYQGVEIGRENVDYLIGASPGPAKRARINEILRNHPDVEGVHDLTVFYDGPVLEVEVHVEVDGDMPFRQAHDIESELVGSLRGLEDVGDAHVHLDPSGIGEWKDRHER, translated from the coding sequence ATGGCCGACGAGGCGGGACGCGACGGGTTCACGCGAGCGTCGTGGGCGAACGTCCTCGGTAACGCCGTGAAGATCGTCGTCGAGGGAGCCGCCGGGCTGGCGTTCGGCAGCGTCGCGCTACTGGCGGACGCGGCTCACTCGATCGCGGACCTCGTCGCGAGTATCGTCGTGCTCGTCTGGGGACGCAGTTCGTTCGACGAACCCGATGACACCCATCCGCACGGTCACGACCGCATCGAACCCCTGACGGCGCTGTTCGTCGGGAGCGTCATCGCCTTGCTCGGGCTGAACCTGCTGTACGAGTCGGCCCAGGGGATCGTTTTCGGCGTCGACGTCGATTTCAGTCCGCTCCTGCTCGGCGCGCTCGCCTTTGCGATCGTCGACATGTACCTCGTCTATCGCTACACCGAACTGATCAACGCAGACCTCGGCTCGACCGCGCTCGAGGCGCTCGCGACGGACTGTCTGAACGACATCTACACCTCCTTCGCGGCGGTCGTCGGGATTATCGGCGTCCTGCTCGGACAGCCGCTGCTCGATCCCATCGCCGGCGGGCTCGTCAGCCTGCTGGTCATCTACCAGGGCGTCGAGATCGGTCGCGAGAACGTCGACTACCTCATCGGCGCCTCGCCGGGACCGGCAAAGCGAGCGCGGATCAATGAAATCCTTCGAAATCATCCCGACGTCGAAGGGGTCCACGATCTGACGGTCTTCTACGACGGCCCCGTCCTCGAGGTCGAGGTTCACGTCGAGGTCGACGGCGACATGCCGTTCCGGCAGGCCCACGACATCGAGTCGGAGCTCGTCGGCAGCCTTCGCGGGCTCGAGGACGTCGGCGACGCGCACGTCCACCTCGATCCGTCGGGGATCGGCGAGTGGAAGGACCGACACGAACGGTAG
- a CDS encoding MBL fold metallo-hydrolase, which yields MEIGDIREVTVGDCTDLYYLDTGMYGTSGYGAVYILDDDQPAVVDTGIGTNHERILEALDEIGIDRDELAAIAVTHIHLDHAGGAGFLADACPNADVYVPAVGARHLADPSQLVAGTKAAVADQWEYYVEPEPVPEDRIVEIEDGDVIDLGDHELRVHEAPGHAPHQVVFEDPENDAVFTADAAGIWVPGSEETVETSPPSNFHLERCLEDVETLKAIDPDVLLYTHFGPRYVGDDAAAALEEYATVLSEWVERVEEKRGELEDDDAVVDHFAASSERADAWGEHKASAEAAMNARGAIGYLDHRD from the coding sequence ATGGAAATCGGTGACATTCGTGAGGTGACGGTCGGCGACTGTACGGACCTCTACTACCTCGACACCGGAATGTACGGAACGAGCGGGTACGGCGCCGTCTACATTCTCGACGACGATCAGCCCGCCGTCGTCGACACCGGGATCGGGACGAACCACGAGCGGATCCTCGAGGCCCTCGACGAGATCGGGATCGACCGCGACGAACTCGCGGCGATCGCGGTCACGCACATCCACCTCGATCACGCCGGCGGCGCGGGCTTTCTCGCCGATGCGTGCCCGAACGCCGACGTCTACGTTCCCGCGGTCGGCGCGCGCCACCTGGCCGACCCCTCACAACTCGTCGCGGGGACCAAGGCCGCCGTCGCCGACCAGTGGGAGTACTACGTCGAACCGGAACCGGTCCCCGAAGACCGAATCGTCGAGATCGAGGACGGCGACGTCATCGACCTCGGGGATCACGAACTGCGCGTCCACGAGGCACCCGGCCACGCGCCCCACCAGGTCGTCTTCGAGGATCCCGAAAACGACGCGGTCTTTACCGCCGACGCTGCCGGGATCTGGGTCCCCGGAAGCGAGGAGACCGTGGAGACCTCCCCGCCGTCGAACTTCCACCTCGAGCGGTGTCTCGAGGACGTCGAGACGCTCAAAGCGATCGATCCGGACGTGCTCCTGTACACGCACTTCGGACCGCGGTACGTCGGTGACGACGCCGCGGCGGCGCTCGAGGAGTATGCAACGGTCCTCTCGGAGTGGGTCGAACGGGTCGAGGAGAAACGGGGGGAACTCGAGGACGACGACGCCGTCGTCGACCACTTCGCCGCGTCGTCCGAACGGGCCGACGCCTGGGGCGAACACAAGGCGAGTGCCGAAGCGGCGATGAACGCCCGGGGCGCCATCGGCTACCTGGATCACCGCGACTGA
- a CDS encoding AMP-dependent synthetase/ligase, whose translation MNWRDAEREYEDAVIGETTLGRMFDDAVERHPNRPAQRYKGGIYNRSLTDSILEPASAGEFRAISYTEMRNVVRNLAAGFRDLGVERGDRVGVFADTRMEWAQTDFALLSAGAVITTVYTSSSPDQAQYLLDDPDAEAVVVENEDVLERVLAVEDELDLDFIVSMDRLEGYEGRNDILTLADVHDRGEDVFDLERYEEWLDAPAMDDLASLIYTSGTTGQPKGVQLTHWNFRSNVNQIRKRYGPRPDKDDDLPSIDETVQSVSYLPLAHVFERTSGHFLLFASGACVAYAEDTETLKEDFGTVRPNTATSVPRVYEKIYDTIREQASESSVKRRIFEWATDVGVEYQQADDPGALLEAKQSLADKLVFSTVREALGGEIELLISGGGSLSEELCTLYHAMGLPIYEGYGLTETAPVVTVNPPEEPKIGTIGPTLPGVEVDVDESVADQDAFEDPGEVGELLVNGPNVTQGYWNKPGATSRAFTEDDDGTRWFRTGDIVHLRPDDYIEFRDRVKQIIVLSTGKNVAPGPIEDAFAASELVEQCMVVGDGEKFIGALLVPNTDHVREWAADEGIDLPDDPEAACDDERVREYVQQEVDGVNENFEKHETIKRFELVPREFTEENDMLTPTMKKKRRVILDRFEDRVDRIYEEA comes from the coding sequence ATGAACTGGCGGGACGCCGAACGCGAGTACGAGGACGCGGTCATCGGGGAAACGACGCTCGGTCGGATGTTCGACGACGCCGTCGAGCGACATCCGAACCGGCCGGCACAGCGGTACAAGGGCGGTATCTACAACCGTTCGCTAACCGATTCGATCCTCGAACCCGCCTCAGCGGGCGAGTTCCGGGCGATATCCTACACCGAGATGCGAAACGTCGTCCGAAATCTCGCAGCGGGCTTTCGCGACCTCGGCGTCGAACGAGGCGACCGCGTCGGCGTCTTCGCCGACACGCGAATGGAGTGGGCCCAGACGGACTTCGCGTTGCTCTCCGCCGGCGCGGTCATCACGACCGTCTACACCAGTTCCTCGCCCGATCAGGCGCAGTACCTGCTCGACGACCCCGACGCGGAGGCCGTCGTCGTCGAGAACGAGGACGTTCTCGAGCGCGTCCTCGCGGTCGAGGACGAACTGGATCTCGACTTCATCGTCTCGATGGATCGACTCGAGGGCTACGAGGGCCGCAACGATATCCTGACGCTCGCGGACGTTCACGACCGCGGCGAGGACGTCTTCGATCTCGAGCGCTACGAGGAGTGGCTCGACGCGCCGGCGATGGACGACCTGGCGAGTCTGATCTACACGAGCGGAACGACGGGGCAGCCGAAGGGCGTCCAGCTCACGCACTGGAACTTCCGGTCGAACGTCAACCAGATCCGGAAGCGGTACGGCCCGCGTCCGGACAAGGACGACGACCTCCCGTCCATCGACGAGACCGTCCAGTCCGTCTCGTACCTGCCGCTGGCACACGTCTTCGAACGAACCTCCGGTCACTTCCTGTTGTTCGCGAGCGGCGCCTGCGTCGCCTACGCGGAGGATACGGAGACGCTCAAGGAGGACTTCGGGACGGTACGGCCGAACACGGCGACGAGCGTCCCTCGCGTCTACGAGAAGATCTACGACACCATCCGCGAGCAGGCCAGCGAGTCGTCGGTCAAAAGACGGATTTTCGAGTGGGCGACCGACGTCGGCGTCGAGTACCAGCAGGCCGACGACCCCGGGGCGCTCCTCGAGGCGAAGCAGTCGCTCGCCGATAAGCTGGTCTTCTCGACGGTTCGCGAGGCCCTCGGCGGCGAGATCGAGCTGCTGATAAGCGGCGGCGGCAGCCTTTCGGAGGAACTCTGCACGCTGTACCACGCGATGGGGCTGCCGATCTACGAGGGGTACGGGCTCACCGAGACTGCGCCAGTCGTCACGGTCAACCCACCCGAGGAGCCCAAGATCGGTACTATCGGTCCGACCCTGCCGGGCGTCGAGGTCGACGTCGACGAGTCGGTCGCCGACCAGGACGCCTTCGAGGACCCCGGCGAGGTCGGTGAACTGCTCGTGAACGGGCCAAACGTCACCCAGGGCTACTGGAACAAGCCTGGTGCGACCTCGCGCGCGTTCACCGAAGACGACGACGGCACTCGATGGTTCCGCACCGGCGACATCGTCCACCTGCGTCCCGACGACTACATCGAGTTCCGGGACCGCGTGAAACAGATCATCGTTCTCTCGACGGGGAAGAACGTCGCTCCCGGTCCCATCGAGGACGCCTTCGCGGCCAGCGAGCTCGTCGAACAGTGCATGGTCGTCGGCGACGGCGAGAAGTTCATCGGTGCCCTGCTCGTCCCCAACACGGATCACGTCCGCGAGTGGGCCGCCGACGAGGGTATCGACCTTCCGGACGATCCCGAGGCTGCGTGTGACGACGAGCGCGTCCGGGAGTACGTCCAGCAGGAGGTCGACGGGGTTAACGAGAACTTCGAGAAGCACGAAACGATCAAGCGCTTCGAACTCGTTCCCCGGGAGTTCACCGAGGAGAACGATATGCTGACACCGACGATGAAGAAGAAACGCCGCGTCATCCTCGACCGGTTCGAAGATCGAGTCGACCGAATTTACGAGGAAGCGTAG
- a CDS encoding magnesium transporter, with protein sequence MSGGDLLAGEDLDPDLVGDWTVRNIVTTLVPLLAALSILQMVSGTVLESFEEQLLENPSLLILVPVMIGTAGNLGSIMCARFSTQLHLGTLEFSPDNPNIRANVGAVMGLAATVFVLLGIASWGIGRALGGTLGLGTLLLITILSGMLLAIWVVVVSTASVYASYRLGYDPDDTTIPVVTNVCDITGVLILFGVVWVVL encoded by the coding sequence GTGAGCGGCGGTGATCTCCTGGCCGGCGAGGACCTTGATCCCGATCTCGTCGGCGACTGGACGGTCCGAAACATCGTGACGACGCTCGTGCCGCTGCTCGCCGCGCTCTCGATCCTTCAGATGGTATCGGGAACCGTCCTCGAGAGCTTCGAGGAGCAGTTGCTCGAGAACCCCTCGCTGTTGATCCTCGTCCCGGTGATGATCGGTACCGCCGGCAATCTGGGATCGATTATGTGCGCGCGGTTCTCGACCCAGTTGCATCTCGGTACGCTCGAGTTCTCTCCGGACAATCCGAATATTCGAGCGAACGTCGGCGCCGTCATGGGGCTCGCGGCGACGGTGTTCGTCCTGCTCGGGATCGCATCGTGGGGGATCGGTCGCGCGCTCGGCGGTACGCTCGGGCTCGGCACGCTGTTGCTCATCACGATCCTCAGCGGCATGCTGCTCGCGATCTGGGTCGTCGTCGTCAGCACGGCCTCGGTCTACGCCTCCTACCGACTCGGTTACGACCCCGACGACACGACGATTCCCGTCGTCACGAACGTCTGTGATATCACGGGCGTGCTCATCCTCTTCGGCGTGGTCTGGGTCGTCCTCTAG
- a CDS encoding magnesium transporter, with protein MVGHDSAVDVYRQALPVILVSLAAGLFAGTLLGTETMREGIESVPGILLLLPAFLATRGGVYGSLGARLSSGLHQGLIDPHFEWSDRLRNAIVASFLNGIAVSVFIAVLAWAILLVLGRGGSLLELVIILLVAALLSAFAMLGVLLTVIFKGYRRGLDPDNVIGPVVTTVGDVFGIAFLLTGIAVTGVVL; from the coding sequence ATGGTCGGCCACGATTCAGCCGTCGACGTCTATCGGCAGGCGCTGCCAGTCATCCTCGTCAGTCTCGCCGCGGGACTGTTCGCCGGCACGCTGCTCGGCACCGAGACAATGCGCGAGGGAATCGAGAGCGTCCCCGGAATTCTTCTCCTGTTGCCCGCCTTTCTCGCCACGCGCGGCGGTGTCTACGGCTCGCTCGGGGCGCGGCTCTCGAGCGGCCTCCATCAGGGACTGATCGACCCACACTTCGAGTGGAGCGACCGCCTCCGGAACGCGATCGTCGCCTCGTTTCTGAACGGCATCGCCGTCTCGGTGTTCATCGCGGTGCTCGCCTGGGCCATCCTGCTCGTGCTGGGTCGCGGCGGGAGCCTGCTCGAACTCGTGATCATCCTGCTCGTCGCCGCCCTGTTGAGCGCGTTCGCGATGCTCGGCGTCCTGCTCACCGTGATCTTCAAGGGGTATCGCCGCGGACTCGACCCCGACAACGTCATCGGCCCGGTCGTCACGACGGTGGGTGACGTCTTCGGTATCGCCTTCCTGCTGACCGGTATCGCCGTCACCGGGGTGGTGCTGTGA
- a CDS encoding aldehyde ferredoxin oxidoreductase family protein, whose protein sequence is MKHVRGPLCSIDLGERSATTESIDDELESFIGGRALGTKLAHDRVPFDAEPLEADNRLYFATGPLQHSQMSFTGRMSATGLSPLTDGLLSSNAGGFLSRNFTATGYSALEVTGASDELVVVHVTDEGVEFEAVPNLEEATVSETCEYIEDEHGLESEHTVVVGPAGENEVRFASIMTSKERAFGRGGLGAVLGAKNVKAITFDGDSTRDVEIPPLQTDVHGEAAKSDHIMKRQGTSSMTEFANEVEALPTRYFSETAFEGAEGVSGDRVEEKKYKKGTCSACAFACKLPTRDEESGLETEGPEYETVMAFGPNSGVDDIVDVMQSNKLCDEFGMDTISCGDTVAAYLASEDEFGNVELIHDLVEKIAYRDGIGDDLAEGVDRVHDDLGVENWSVKGLEFPAHDGRTLNGQGLAFATSNRGADHMYAEFYPYEYPLVDSEKAFEKSGLEEKPTKVVELENANAIKDSAVLCKFSRDFVDEDRLSTLLDADYEDLLEIGGRVVALERHFNNRRGFDRDDDALPYELPDFEAALEEYYAERDWNDDGTVPEGHVDDAAPADD, encoded by the coding sequence ATGAAACACGTTCGTGGTCCGCTCTGTTCGATCGACCTCGGCGAGCGATCGGCGACGACGGAATCGATCGACGACGAACTCGAGTCGTTCATCGGCGGTCGTGCGCTCGGAACGAAACTGGCCCACGACCGCGTTCCGTTCGACGCGGAACCGCTCGAGGCCGACAACCGGCTCTACTTCGCGACGGGGCCGCTCCAGCACTCGCAGATGAGCTTCACCGGACGGATGTCGGCGACGGGGCTGTCGCCGCTGACCGACGGGTTGCTCTCCTCGAACGCCGGCGGATTCCTCTCGCGGAACTTCACCGCGACGGGCTACAGCGCCCTCGAAGTCACCGGCGCGAGCGACGAACTCGTCGTCGTCCACGTTACGGACGAGGGAGTCGAGTTCGAAGCCGTTCCGAACCTCGAGGAGGCGACGGTCTCGGAGACCTGCGAGTACATCGAGGACGAACACGGTCTCGAGTCGGAGCACACGGTAGTCGTCGGTCCCGCGGGCGAGAACGAGGTCCGGTTCGCCTCGATCATGACCTCGAAGGAGCGCGCGTTCGGTCGGGGCGGACTGGGTGCCGTTCTGGGGGCGAAGAACGTCAAGGCGATCACCTTCGACGGCGACTCGACCCGAGACGTCGAGATTCCGCCGCTGCAGACGGACGTTCACGGCGAGGCTGCCAAGTCCGACCACATCATGAAACGCCAGGGCACCTCCTCGATGACCGAATTCGCGAACGAGGTCGAGGCGCTGCCGACGCGGTACTTCTCCGAGACCGCGTTCGAAGGCGCCGAGGGCGTCAGCGGCGATCGCGTCGAGGAGAAGAAGTACAAGAAGGGCACCTGCTCGGCCTGCGCGTTCGCCTGCAAGCTCCCGACCAGAGACGAGGAGTCGGGCCTCGAGACCGAGGGGCCGGAGTACGAGACGGTCATGGCGTTCGGCCCGAACTCCGGCGTCGACGACATCGTCGACGTCATGCAGTCGAACAAGCTCTGCGACGAATTCGGGATGGACACCATCTCCTGTGGCGACACGGTCGCGGCCTACCTGGCGAGCGAGGACGAGTTCGGCAACGTCGAGTTGATCCACGACCTCGTCGAGAAGATCGCCTACCGCGACGGAATCGGGGACGACCTGGCGGAGGGGGTCGACCGCGTCCACGACGACCTCGGCGTCGAGAACTGGTCGGTAAAGGGACTCGAGTTCCCCGCTCACGACGGCCGTACCTTGAACGGACAGGGACTGGCCTTCGCCACCTCGAACCGCGGCGCCGACCACATGTACGCCGAGTTCTATCCCTACGAGTACCCGCTGGTCGACTCCGAGAAGGCCTTCGAGAAGTCGGGGCTCGAAGAGAAACCGACGAAGGTCGTCGAACTCGAGAACGCGAACGCGATCAAGGACAGCGCCGTCCTCTGTAAGTTCTCGCGGGATTTCGTCGACGAGGACCGGCTGTCGACCCTGCTCGACGCCGACTACGAGGACCTCCTCGAGATCGGCGGCCGGGTCGTCGCGCTCGAGCGCCACTTCAACAACCGGCGCGGCTTCGACCGAGACGACGACGCGCTGCCGTACGAACTGCCGGACTTCGAGGCCGCGCTCGAGGAGTACTACGCGGAACGCGACTGGAACGACGACGGAACCGTTCCCGAGGGCCACGTCGACGACGCCGCGCCGGCGGACGACTAG
- a CDS encoding MFS transporter: protein MERARVWTVAIFLFILGDAMAMQARGPILSSLEATFGASEAALGLVAPAGTVGFAVAAVATGLLAGRIRMRRALALGVVGAVCALIAMAAAPLYVVFLLALLAQGTAAGVFRGIDRAVLSHLHAARRGRIYTAYALAWAVGAVLGPQLVSAVLVVTDWRVVFLVLACCFVPVAVVAVRTDLPSMEAERSISVDALGELLRRPAVVGASVGILCTGAVEGIVFTWLAYYAGGFYGTGTANLLLSTYLLAYVPARAGYTLVVDRVPYLVLLLGTTALAIPALAVAFSGVTGPILFVAVFVAGAGLSSGFPALSAYAVEAAPEYSGPINAVTTGATYAGIATAPALVGVLAEPYGLGRALWLTVVIGVALSATIAATWLWTGTANAPTVGTTAD from the coding sequence ATGGAACGAGCGCGAGTGTGGACCGTCGCGATTTTCCTGTTCATCCTCGGCGACGCGATGGCGATGCAGGCGAGAGGGCCGATCCTCTCGAGTCTCGAGGCGACGTTCGGCGCGTCCGAGGCGGCACTCGGACTGGTCGCGCCGGCCGGAACCGTCGGCTTCGCCGTCGCAGCCGTCGCGACGGGGTTGCTCGCCGGCCGCATCCGAATGCGACGGGCGCTCGCGCTCGGGGTCGTCGGTGCCGTCTGTGCGCTCATCGCGATGGCAGCCGCCCCCCTGTACGTCGTCTTTCTGCTCGCGCTGCTGGCCCAGGGCACGGCTGCGGGGGTGTTTCGCGGCATCGACCGTGCGGTCCTGAGCCACCTCCACGCGGCCCGTCGCGGCCGGATCTACACCGCCTACGCGCTCGCGTGGGCCGTCGGCGCCGTGCTCGGACCCCAGCTCGTCAGCGCCGTTCTCGTGGTTACCGACTGGCGGGTCGTCTTCCTCGTGCTCGCCTGCTGTTTCGTCCCGGTCGCGGTCGTCGCGGTTCGGACCGACCTCCCGTCGATGGAGGCCGAGCGATCGATCTCGGTCGACGCGCTCGGAGAACTCCTCCGTCGGCCGGCCGTCGTCGGCGCGTCCGTCGGAATCCTGTGTACCGGCGCCGTCGAAGGGATCGTCTTTACCTGGCTCGCCTACTACGCCGGCGGCTTCTACGGGACGGGAACGGCCAACCTGCTGTTATCGACCTACCTGCTGGCGTACGTGCCCGCGCGGGCCGGCTACACGCTCGTCGTCGACCGGGTCCCCTACCTCGTGCTCCTGCTCGGCACGACCGCCCTCGCGATCCCCGCACTGGCGGTCGCGTTCTCCGGCGTGACCGGACCGATACTCTTCGTCGCCGTCTTCGTCGCCGGCGCCGGCCTCTCGAGCGGCTTTCCGGCCCTGTCGGCGTACGCCGTCGAGGCGGCCCCCGAGTACAGCGGCCCGATCAACGCCGTGACGACCGGCGCGACCTACGCCGGCATCGCAACCGCGCCCGCGCTCGTGGGCGTCCTCGCGGAACCGTACGGACTCGGTCGGGCGCTGTGGCTCACGGTCGTGATCGGCGTCGCACTCTCGGCCACTATCGCGGCGACGTGGCTGTGGACCGGGACGGCGAACGCACCGACGGTCGGGACGACGGCGGACTGA
- a CDS encoding ethanolamine ammonia-lyase subunit EutB produces the protein MAIQTTDSAAGDRFDSVIEVLAKANEPKTGDELAGIAASSDAERVAAKRALAGMRLETLRENPVVPATDDEVTRVIQEAVREPVYDEIEEWTVADLREFLVASDTGEREIAAIRPGLTSEMIAAVTKLMSNMDLVLVTSKMEVTARCNTTVGEAGTLSFRLQPNDPADDVSNIVDATREGLAYGVGDAVIGINPVQDSVETTTRILEATHEFVEEWGVPTQNCCLAHVTTQMDAIREGAPADLIFQSLAGTEAGNDEFGVDVDLLDEAYDLAQRRCVSSGPNVMYFETGQGAELSGDAHRGVDQLTLEARCYGLAKRYDPFLVNTVVGFIGPEYLYDGQQVIRAGLEDVFMGQLHGISMGIDACYTNHIQADQNDIENLAVLLAAAGTNYFITVPMGDDVMLNYQSNSYHDAAALWEIFDLGPTPAFREWLAEMDIWRDGHLTDRAGDPTIFT, from the coding sequence ATGGCAATCCAAACCACTGATTCGGCGGCCGGGGATCGTTTCGATTCCGTCATCGAGGTTCTCGCCAAGGCGAACGAGCCCAAGACCGGCGACGAACTCGCCGGGATCGCGGCGTCGTCGGACGCCGAGCGGGTCGCCGCCAAACGGGCCCTGGCCGGAATGCGACTCGAGACGCTCCGCGAGAACCCGGTCGTCCCGGCGACGGACGACGAGGTAACGCGGGTCATCCAGGAGGCCGTCCGGGAGCCGGTGTACGACGAGATCGAGGAGTGGACCGTCGCCGACCTGCGGGAGTTCCTCGTCGCCAGCGACACGGGAGAGCGCGAGATCGCGGCGATCCGACCCGGACTCACGAGCGAGATGATCGCCGCGGTGACGAAGCTCATGTCGAACATGGACCTCGTCCTCGTCACCTCGAAGATGGAGGTGACGGCCCGCTGTAACACGACGGTCGGCGAGGCGGGAACCCTCTCGTTTCGACTGCAGCCGAACGACCCCGCGGACGACGTCTCGAACATCGTCGACGCCACGCGAGAAGGGCTGGCGTACGGCGTCGGTGACGCGGTGATCGGCATCAACCCCGTCCAGGACAGCGTCGAGACCACGACGCGCATCCTCGAGGCGACCCACGAGTTCGTGGAGGAGTGGGGCGTCCCGACCCAGAACTGCTGTCTCGCCCACGTCACCACCCAGATGGACGCCATCCGCGAGGGCGCGCCGGCGGACCTGATCTTCCAGAGCCTCGCCGGCACCGAGGCCGGGAACGACGAGTTCGGGGTAGACGTCGACCTCCTCGACGAAGCCTACGACCTCGCGCAGCGTCGCTGCGTGTCGTCCGGGCCGAACGTGATGTACTTCGAGACGGGGCAGGGTGCGGAACTCTCGGGCGACGCCCACCGCGGCGTCGACCAGCTCACTCTCGAGGCGCGCTGTTACGGCCTCGCGAAGCGCTACGACCCGTTCCTCGTCAACACCGTCGTCGGCTTCATCGGCCCGGAGTACCTCTACGACGGCCAGCAGGTCATCCGGGCGGGGCTCGAGGACGTGTTCATGGGCCAGCTACACGGCATCTCGATGGGGATCGACGCCTGCTACACGAACCACATCCAGGCCGACCAGAACGACATCGAGAACCTCGCCGTCCTGCTCGCCGCCGCGGGAACGAACTACTTCATCACGGTCCCGATGGGCGACGACGTGATGCTGAACTACCAGTCGAACAGCTACCACGACGCCGCCGCCCTCTGGGAGATATTCGACCTCGGCCCGACCCCCGCGTTCCGCGAGTGGCTCGCCGAGATGGATATCTGGCGCGACGGCCACCTCACCGACCGCGCGGGCGATCCGACCATCTTCACGTAA